GAGGAAGCAGTCAAGAAATTCACTGGTGAATAGCCTGAATAGCCGTTAGTCCCTCGTCAGAAGGGTGAGCACTTGCGGCGGCGAAGCGTCGGGGGGATACAGCAAACTGACCTGTACCAAACGCTTTTGGCCAGGTGCGATATTGATTTCCACCAGGGGTTCCAGCATTTGTCCCCGCCGCAATACCAGATGACTGTCCTGCACCCGGGGGAGTCCCCTATCGTCTATGTAACGCACGCGCACGGTGCCCCGGAAAAAGATTTGGGGAGCCGGTGGTTGCCAGAAGCGCAGTCCCCCTTCATCCCGGTCGGTTTTCAGGGGGGATTCCAACCCGATGGCCACCCGGCGCGTCTGCCTTTGGCGATTGACCAGGGGCAGGACCAAGCTGTAGTGGACAGTGTAGTTGCCGTGGGTCCGGTAGGCGGTGTCGGGATAACGTACCAGCATAGGTGCCGTTTGGTCTTGACCCGTCCCCATCCGCCCGCGCGGTAACAGGCTAAGGCCGTAGGAAATGGCCCCACCTGGAGGGGGAATCGCCAGGGTTGTTTGCTGGGGGTCAGTCAACACCGCCCGCCATTGGGTTCCCAGAGCTACCCCGCTGACCCGTCCGTAGCGAAACTCCCCCGCCGGTGTATCCAAAGGGGTGGGGGCCAAATCCCGCGGACCGGCCAGATGCCCCTCCCGCAACAGCCGTCGCCAGCGCTCCCAGCTAGGGGCTTCCTCCTGACCTGTGGGTCTCACGGTGGCAAATAGCCCCAAACTGGCGGCATAGACCGGTTGGTCGCTGTGTAAACGTAAAACCACCGAACGGGCATTACGGTTGATCCCAAGACGCCGGGTCGGAATGGGCTGGTTGAGCAAAAGCCGTTCTTCGCCGGGCGGGATAACTAAGGTTGACGGTCCCAGAAAAGGTTGATGCCCCCCGCGCAGAAGGAAATCGGTCAGGCGACTGCCCGGCCCACTATAGACCCAGCCCAGGGGATTAGGCACCAAGGGCGGCAGATGGATAAATGGGGCATCCGGTTGGGTGAGAAAACTGGCCCCCTGGCGTAGCGTCACCGTGGCCGGTCGGGAACCCCGATTGCCCAGCACAAACCCCAAGTAAAACGTGCGCTTGTCCTGAGCGCCAGAGGCATCAGCCAGGTGATGCAAAAAAGCGGCAAATTCCCCCCGAAAGGCGTAGTGGAGATGGGCATGGGGATGGCGCATCCCCTGGGGCGGAAAAGTGGACAACAAAATGCCTTCAGTGAACACCAGCTCCGGACTGTTGCTGTTGAACAGGGGCACAGCATTTAACCCCCCCGGCAGCGGCCGCACCACCTGGGGTCGAAAAATCTCTTGGGGCGGCGGTGTCTGCGCCAATAACAACCATCCCATCAGCCAGCCGTCGGCATCACCGCAATGGCCTCGATTTCCACCCGCACGTCTTTAGGTAAACGGGCCACCTGTACACAGGAGCGCGCCGGGGCATAACCCGCCGGGAAGTACTCGGCATAGACCTGATTCATGGCAGCAAAATCCCCCAGGTCCACCAAATAGACGGTCGTTTTCACCACATGCTGCCAGCTACAACCCGCTGCCCGTAACACCGCCCCTAGGTTCTCCATCACCTGCCGCGTTTGCGCCGTAATGTCCTTGCCAACGACTTCCCCCTGGGTATTCAAGGGAATTTGCCCCGACAAAAACACCCAGGTTCCCTGCGCCCGTATGGCTTGCTGGTAGGGACCCACTGGCCAAGGGGCATCCGTCGTTTGAATTGGCTGGGGCGTGGTCATAGCGTTGGCCGAATCCCGTAGTAACGAAACTGCAAATAGTCCTGGAGAATTTGGCTGTGGTCAAAGCACAGGGGATGGGGGACCTCCCAGGGCAAAAAAATCCCCACCCCTTCGGCGTCATCCCCGGCGCAGGGTTCCCCCGTAGCTGTGGCAATAAAGACGGTGGCAATGGTGTGCTGGCGGGGGTCCCGCTGGGGGTCCGAGTAGGTATAGAACTGGGTGACCAGCTGCACAGTCAATCCGGTTTCCTCCAGAGCTTCCCGCCGGGCCGCCTGAGCCAGGGTTTCCCCGTAGTCCACAAATCCCCCCGGAATGGCCCAGCCCAGGGGCGCATGCCGCCGCTGCACCAGCACCAAGGGCCGATGGGGACGGTCCACCAGTTCAATGAGAATGTCCACTGTGGGCGCCGGGCTGCGGGGGGCGGCCATGCCTAAGCTTCCTGCAATTCCAGATACAGCTGGCGCAGTTGCTCCACCAATTCCTGCTCCACCTGCTCGATTAACTCCCCCGCCTGCTGTTCATCCAGGGCATAGCGCTCGCTCACGTCCGGGTCCAGGAGATAATCCCGCAGGGACTCCAACATGACCTCGGCCATTTCCTCGGCAAATTGGTCGGCGACGTCGGAACGCAGTGTCATACAGTAATAAGGCGTAAACGTCATCCATATCATTTTATGGCGACCATGAACCAGGAATTCCGTCTCTTGCCGGATGTGATTAAGTTTGATGAACAAGGGCTGGTGCCGGCTATCATCCAAGACCACCGCGACGGCATGGTGCTGATGCTGGCCTGGATGAACCGGGAATCCCTGCAAAAAACCCTAGACACCGGACGCACCTGGTTTTGGAGCCGCTCCCGGCAGGCCCTGTGGCCCAAGGGGGAGACCTCCGGCCATGTGCAATGGGTGCGCTGGATTCGCTATGACTGCGACCACGACGCCCTGCTCATTGGCGTTGAACAGGTTGGGGACACAGCTTGCCACACCGGCGCCCGCAGTTGTTTCCACCTCGTCGATGACCCGAAGACCGCCCCCCAACTGCCCCCCACCTCTCTTCTGGCTCAACTCTACGACACCATTTGCCAACGCCGCGACCATCCCCAACCCGACTCCTACACCTGTCACCTTTTGGCAGGGGGCGACAACCGCATTCTCAAGA
This DNA window, taken from Gloeomargarita sp. SRBZ-1_bins_9, encodes the following:
- a CDS encoding RidA family protein; the protein is MTTPQPIQTTDAPWPVGPYQQAIRAQGTWVFLSGQIPLNTQGEVVGKDITAQTRQVMENLGAVLRAAGCSWQHVVKTTVYLVDLGDFAAMNQVYAEYFPAGYAPARSCVQVARLPKDVRVEIEAIAVMPTAG
- a CDS encoding DUF3370 domain-containing protein, producing the protein MGWLLLAQTPPPQEIFRPQVVRPLPGGLNAVPLFNSNSPELVFTEGILLSTFPPQGMRHPHAHLHYAFRGEFAAFLHHLADASGAQDKRTFYLGFVLGNRGSRPATVTLRQGASFLTQPDAPFIHLPPLVPNPLGWVYSGPGSRLTDFLLRGGHQPFLGPSTLVIPPGEERLLLNQPIPTRRLGINRNARSVVLRLHSDQPVYAASLGLFATVRPTGQEEAPSWERWRRLLREGHLAGPRDLAPTPLDTPAGEFRYGRVSGVALGTQWRAVLTDPQQTTLAIPPPGGAISYGLSLLPRGRMGTGQDQTAPMLVRYPDTAYRTHGNYTVHYSLVLPLVNRQRQTRRVAIGLESPLKTDRDEGGLRFWQPPAPQIFFRGTVRVRYIDDRGLPRVQDSHLVLRRGQMLEPLVEINIAPGQKRLVQVSLLYPPDASPPQVLTLLTRD
- a CDS encoding NUDIX hydrolase, producing the protein MAAPRSPAPTVDILIELVDRPHRPLVLVQRRHAPLGWAIPGGFVDYGETLAQAARREALEETGLTVQLVTQFYTYSDPQRDPRQHTIATVFIATATGEPCAGDDAEGVGIFLPWEVPHPLCFDHSQILQDYLQFRYYGIRPTL
- the hisIE gene encoding bifunctional phosphoribosyl-AMP cyclohydrolase/phosphoribosyl-ATP diphosphatase HisIE yields the protein MATMNQEFRLLPDVIKFDEQGLVPAIIQDHRDGMVLMLAWMNRESLQKTLDTGRTWFWSRSRQALWPKGETSGHVQWVRWIRYDCDHDALLIGVEQVGDTACHTGARSCFHLVDDPKTAPQLPPTSLLAQLYDTICQRRDHPQPDSYTCHLLAGGDNRILKKLGEETAELIMACKDRQPEAIASECADLLYHILVALAAYHVSWFQVLQELARRQR